A stretch of Candidatus Vicinibacter affinis DNA encodes these proteins:
- the porV gene encoding type IX secretion system outer membrane channel protein PorV, producing the protein MSRIIFTCLLLNLAFDLTAQIWDPRKNCVVDVNTDQCISNTLLTALPFLRITPDARSGALGDAGLALSADPNAMHHNAARLAFAENDLAISATYSPWLRNLGIDDIYLLYLSGYKKIDDNQTAGASIRFFSLGTIEFRNEAGVDEGTGQPNELEITGAYSRKLSNKLSASLSAKFVYSNLATGRSVGGVQIFPAKTFGADIGVFYKTPMGASGRRNYLSIGSAITNIGAKVTYTKSVVKDFIPTNFGIGGNYEMNFDDFNTLNIILDCNKLLVPSTIPFGHPDFDKNQNTIADTREKSLFEGILGSFGDAVGGFTEEVQEITFSGALEYWYDKQFAVRMGYFHEHALKGNRRFFTLGCGLKYNVFGINLSYLVPVNINRSPLANTLRFSFVFDMAAFKDENN; encoded by the coding sequence ATGTCTAGAATAATATTTACTTGCTTATTACTGAACTTGGCCTTTGATCTTACAGCTCAAATTTGGGACCCAAGAAAAAATTGCGTGGTGGACGTTAATACTGATCAGTGTATTTCAAATACTTTGTTGACTGCGTTACCCTTCCTAAGGATTACACCTGATGCTCGTTCAGGGGCACTTGGAGATGCCGGTTTGGCATTAAGTGCTGATCCAAATGCCATGCATCACAATGCTGCCAGATTAGCTTTTGCTGAGAATGATTTAGCTATCTCTGCCACTTATTCTCCATGGTTAAGAAATTTAGGTATTGATGATATATACCTGCTTTACCTATCAGGATATAAGAAAATAGACGACAACCAAACAGCAGGTGCATCTATTCGCTTTTTCTCATTGGGTACAATTGAATTTAGAAACGAAGCAGGCGTAGATGAAGGCACAGGACAACCCAACGAATTAGAAATTACCGGTGCCTATAGTAGAAAACTTTCAAATAAATTATCTGCCAGTCTGAGTGCCAAATTTGTTTACTCCAATTTGGCCACCGGCCGATCAGTGGGTGGAGTACAAATCTTTCCTGCAAAAACATTTGGAGCAGATATTGGTGTCTTTTATAAAACCCCAATGGGTGCAAGCGGTAGAAGAAATTATTTGAGCATTGGTTCGGCTATCACAAACATTGGAGCCAAGGTAACCTACACTAAATCAGTAGTTAAAGATTTTATTCCAACCAATTTTGGAATTGGCGGAAATTATGAAATGAATTTTGATGACTTTAATACCCTTAATATTATTCTGGATTGCAACAAACTTTTAGTTCCAAGTACCATCCCTTTTGGTCATCCAGATTTTGATAAAAATCAGAATACGATTGCCGATACACGCGAAAAATCCCTGTTTGAAGGTATTCTTGGTTCATTTGGAGATGCAGTCGGGGGATTCACAGAAGAGGTACAAGAAATTACTTTTTCAGGAGCATTAGAATATTGGTATGACAAACAGTTTGCTGTTAGAATGGGTTATTTTCATGAGCACGCTCTTAAAGGGAACAGACGTTTCTTTACCTTAGGTTGTGGTTTAAAATATAATGTTTTCGGAATTAATCTTTCATACCTGGTACCGGTAAATATCAACAGGAGTCCGCTTGCTAATACGCTGCGTTTTTCTTTTGTTTTTGACATGGCAGCGTTCAAAGATGAAAATAATTAA
- the eno gene encoding phosphopyruvate hydratase translates to MSEIVDVIARQILDSRGFPTVEAEVITYDGFIGRAAVPSGASTGKHEAVELRDRDENVYMGKGVLKACSFIEEEIADRLIGVEITDQRYIDQIMIELDGTENKSRIGANSILAVSLASARAAALETDLSLFRYIGGTNAHLMPLPMMNILNGGMHADNKLDFQEFMIVPVGAESISHAIRMGSEIFHNLKKVLQSKSYSTNVGDEGGFAPSLGSNEEGIELILKAVENAGYKPGEDVWLAMDAAVSEMYDEANRVYHFHKSGSKSLTSDELVDFWVGWAAKYPLISIEDGLAEDDWTGWTNLCQKIGHKIQLVGDDLFVTNPKRLQQGINLKAANSILIKVNQIGSLTETTNAVQMAQRNGYTSVMSHRSGETEDTFIADLSVALNCGQIKTGSLSRSDRTAKYNQLIRIEEELGDQAQFYGKNILKR, encoded by the coding sequence ATGAGTGAAATAGTTGATGTTATAGCAAGACAAATTTTGGACAGCAGAGGCTTTCCTACAGTGGAAGCTGAGGTAATTACCTATGATGGATTTATTGGGCGAGCAGCCGTACCATCCGGTGCATCAACAGGCAAACACGAGGCAGTGGAGTTGAGGGATAGAGATGAAAATGTTTACATGGGTAAAGGGGTTTTAAAAGCCTGTTCATTTATCGAAGAAGAAATCGCTGACCGGTTAATAGGAGTAGAAATTACAGATCAGAGGTATATTGACCAAATAATGATAGAATTGGATGGCACTGAGAATAAATCCAGAATTGGTGCCAATTCAATATTGGCTGTTTCCTTGGCAAGTGCTAGGGCCGCAGCTCTTGAAACTGATCTTTCATTATTTAGGTACATTGGAGGAACAAATGCTCATTTGATGCCACTGCCCATGATGAATATTCTAAATGGAGGCATGCATGCGGATAATAAACTAGATTTCCAAGAATTTATGATCGTGCCTGTTGGTGCTGAATCAATCAGTCATGCCATCAGAATGGGTTCTGAAATTTTTCACAACTTAAAAAAAGTACTGCAATCAAAATCCTATTCCACTAATGTAGGGGATGAGGGAGGTTTTGCCCCTTCACTTGGATCAAATGAGGAGGGTATTGAGCTTATTTTAAAAGCAGTAGAAAATGCTGGCTACAAGCCAGGAGAAGATGTTTGGCTCGCAATGGATGCTGCAGTTTCAGAAATGTATGATGAAGCTAATCGAGTATATCATTTTCATAAGTCTGGCTCCAAATCCTTAACTTCAGATGAATTAGTTGACTTTTGGGTTGGATGGGCTGCAAAATATCCACTAATATCAATAGAAGATGGTTTAGCGGAAGATGACTGGACAGGTTGGACCAATTTGTGTCAAAAGATAGGACACAAAATTCAGTTAGTTGGGGATGATTTATTTGTTACAAATCCAAAAAGATTGCAACAGGGAATTAACCTTAAAGCTGCTAATTCAATTTTAATAAAAGTCAATCAGATTGGTTCACTCACTGAGACTACCAATGCTGTACAAATGGCCCAAAGAAATGGTTACACCAGTGTAATGAGTCATCGTTCAGGAGAGACGGAAGATACTTTCATTGCGGACCTTTCTGTTGCATTAAATTGTGGTCAAATTAAAACCGGATCATTGTCCAGGTCTGACAGAACCGCTAAATACAATCAATTAATTAGGATAGAAGAGGAGTTAGGAGACCAGGCTCAATTTTATGGAAAAAATATACTTAAAAGATAA
- a CDS encoding HAMP domain-containing histidine kinase produces the protein MNLEDLNLKKHKHWFYLWLIALLMVALGKIYEIYYPEFKHDRGHQFLKQCQQKINQIEIASKELETQIKGIHSSIQNKNEFIAEISRRLNKQGRFSDFSIVFCENEKLIYWNRDNVRFDPKWCPCLENDGSGVFDFENSYYFGINKTLNSEKFGLCYILYSELSPNDINGKEFHISEEKSSSETLTLKNGKGQSIAYISNIGGNLSSEFSNSILIFYLLLLVIFYFPTHYFGKIFFNTGLNSWGFLTLLIGIIATSSLANWLVSNPDYFDSIFTSSKIKTNYFQYTLFELIVLSILVFHIAYFFHKYYKLKVNQPAGKNYVDLIIPLFNYIITFLALLVYCNLFKTVFVKSEFSFNLDKSIFLPLENYLLLISLLLILISVFLIAHKLCLSTTSYQLPIKRRVQLFLLAYVLTLPLLYKLNLEITFISFFLSSSIIIWLLDYFVDYKQTSALWLISWILIISFLTSGLIFHYQNIRKRYEKIELLNSISNIGYAKIDSNATSISSELGLLIEKSNQLGYDLFIYENEIPRYSSNFKKPELIQFKNDLGPKNRTIVVRNSEEWLVQKIKPSYLILLSHPIPSIVKAISLFSYLFTILIIISYLVSLIHQKYPILPEGLNIQVDDKPSLRTKIQFYIILGIVFSFLIIALVTVFFTKKSEQQITEETLFNKIKYLSTFLEQSISSTNNLEDAQFVLIEQIKSTSSLFDYGVEFYDNQGFEVNLYKNQTNTNTKIKLCNPAFYFYYPFGISDIVIKVDDDMNRQIKISGFKNIFLNNIRLGTLEMVSYINNEKARDNRLNNLINTLLNIYVFLFLIAASLATILANSITSPLEVLSDKLKSMRLGKRNETLDWSGQDEIGELIQDYNRMVSQLDESAGLLAKSERDSAWREMAKQVAHEIKNPLTPMKLNIQYLQQKIKSGETDLSGLIQRVSLTLLEQIDGLTQIATEFSNFAKMPKAENEKILINDLVSSVHDLFRKREDVDIYLIVPIDELFVFCDKNQMIRVLNNLINNSIQAIPEHRKGKIDIQLGQKNNFAFISIKDNGIGINEDMREKVFLPNFTTKNSGTGLGLAMCRQIIESVNGKIYFISEINVGTEFIVELPLMRIEKNII, from the coding sequence GTGAATTTGGAGGATTTAAATCTGAAGAAGCATAAGCATTGGTTTTACCTATGGCTTATAGCTCTTTTGATGGTAGCACTGGGTAAAATTTACGAGATTTATTACCCTGAATTTAAGCATGACAGAGGTCATCAATTTCTGAAGCAGTGTCAACAGAAAATAAATCAAATTGAAATTGCTAGTAAAGAGCTGGAAACACAAATAAAAGGAATCCACTCCTCTATTCAGAATAAAAACGAATTCATTGCAGAAATAAGTAGAAGATTAAACAAGCAAGGTCGATTTTCGGACTTTTCAATAGTTTTTTGTGAAAATGAAAAACTCATATATTGGAATCGCGATAATGTCAGATTCGATCCTAAATGGTGCCCCTGTTTGGAGAATGATGGAAGCGGAGTTTTTGATTTCGAAAACAGTTATTATTTTGGTATCAACAAAACATTGAATTCTGAAAAATTTGGCTTATGCTATATCTTATATTCAGAACTTTCCCCAAACGACATAAATGGTAAAGAATTTCATATTTCAGAAGAAAAAAGTTCAAGTGAAACACTCACACTAAAAAATGGAAAGGGACAAAGCATTGCATATATAAGTAATATCGGAGGCAATTTGTCATCTGAATTTTCTAACAGCATTCTTATTTTCTATCTACTTCTGCTTGTCATATTTTACTTTCCAACACATTATTTTGGTAAAATATTTTTTAATACAGGTTTAAATTCCTGGGGATTCTTAACTCTTCTTATTGGCATAATAGCTACCAGCAGTTTAGCTAATTGGCTCGTATCAAATCCTGATTATTTTGACAGCATCTTTACTTCATCCAAGATTAAGACAAATTATTTTCAATATACCTTATTTGAATTAATTGTATTGTCAATTTTGGTATTTCATATTGCATACTTTTTTCACAAATATTATAAACTTAAGGTCAATCAGCCAGCCGGTAAAAATTACGTTGATCTTATCATCCCATTATTTAATTACATCATCACTTTTCTCGCGCTACTGGTTTATTGTAACTTGTTCAAAACGGTATTCGTAAAATCTGAATTTAGTTTCAACTTGGATAAATCCATTTTTTTGCCCCTGGAGAACTATTTACTACTAATTTCCCTCTTGTTAATATTGATTTCTGTTTTTCTCATTGCTCACAAACTTTGTTTGAGCACCACAAGTTACCAACTACCTATAAAAAGAAGAGTTCAACTGTTTTTACTTGCGTATGTTCTTACTCTGCCATTACTTTATAAACTAAATCTTGAAATAACATTTATATCGTTCTTTCTTAGTTCATCAATCATTATTTGGCTGCTTGACTATTTTGTAGATTACAAACAAACCAGTGCATTATGGCTGATAAGTTGGATCTTAATAATAAGTTTCCTGACTTCAGGGTTAATCTTCCACTACCAAAACATTAGAAAACGGTACGAAAAAATCGAATTACTTAATTCAATAAGTAATATAGGGTATGCGAAAATAGACTCAAACGCAACTTCAATCTCATCGGAATTAGGTTTGCTGATTGAAAAAAGCAATCAGCTGGGTTATGATTTATTTATTTATGAAAATGAAATCCCCAGATACAGTTCGAATTTTAAAAAACCAGAACTTATACAATTTAAAAATGACCTAGGACCTAAAAACAGAACCATAGTGGTCAGAAATTCGGAAGAGTGGTTGGTTCAAAAAATAAAACCAAGCTACTTAATTTTACTGTCTCACCCAATCCCTTCTATAGTTAAAGCGATTTCTCTCTTCAGCTATTTATTTACCATACTTATAATAATATCATACTTAGTAAGTCTCATTCACCAAAAGTACCCAATTCTTCCTGAGGGCTTAAACATTCAAGTGGATGACAAGCCTTCTCTCCGAACAAAAATACAATTCTATATTATACTTGGAATTGTATTTAGCTTTTTGATTATCGCTTTGGTAACAGTATTTTTTACAAAAAAATCTGAGCAACAAATTACTGAAGAAACTCTATTTAATAAAATTAAATATTTAAGCACTTTCCTTGAACAATCAATATCTTCAACAAATAATCTTGAAGACGCTCAATTTGTTTTGATTGAACAAATAAAATCCACATCTTCTCTATTTGACTATGGCGTTGAGTTTTATGACAATCAGGGCTTTGAAGTTAATCTTTATAAAAATCAAACGAATACTAACACAAAAATTAAACTTTGTAATCCTGCCTTTTATTTTTATTACCCTTTTGGAATATCTGACATCGTTATTAAAGTGGATGATGACATGAACAGGCAGATCAAAATTTCTGGATTCAAAAACATTTTTTTAAATAATATCAGATTGGGAACTCTTGAAATGGTAAGTTATATAAATAATGAAAAAGCAAGAGACAATAGATTAAATAACCTAATAAATACTTTACTAAATATTTATGTATTCTTATTTCTGATTGCCGCAAGTCTTGCGACTATTTTAGCCAATTCCATAACATCTCCTTTGGAAGTCTTAAGTGACAAACTAAAATCCATGCGTCTTGGAAAAAGAAATGAAACACTTGATTGGTCGGGTCAAGATGAAATAGGTGAACTAATTCAGGATTACAACAGAATGGTAAGCCAGCTGGATGAAAGTGCGGGACTTTTAGCTAAATCTGAGAGAGATTCAGCATGGAGGGAAATGGCCAAGCAAGTCGCCCATGAGATTAAGAATCCGTTGACGCCCATGAAACTCAACATTCAGTATCTACAACAGAAAATCAAAAGTGGAGAAACTGATCTCAGCGGATTGATTCAACGAGTCTCATTAACTCTGTTGGAACAAATCGATGGATTGACTCAAATTGCAACTGAATTTTCGAATTTTGCAAAAATGCCCAAGGCTGAAAATGAAAAAATTTTAATAAATGATCTTGTATCATCCGTTCATGATCTTTTTCGCAAAAGAGAAGATGTGGATATTTACCTGATTGTTCCAATAGACGAGCTGTTTGTATTTTGTGATAAGAACCAAATGATAAGAGTATTGAATAATTTGATAAATAATTCGATACAGGCCATTCCAGAACACAGAAAAGGGAAAATTGATATCCAACTAGGTCAAAAAAATAACTTTGCCTTTATTTCAATTAAAGATAATGGAATTGGAATCAATGAAGATATGAGGGAAAAGGTATTCTTGCCAAATTTTACAACCAAAAATTCTGGTACCGGTCTCGGGTTGGCTATGTGCAGGCAAATTATTGAATCGGTAAATGGTAAAATATATTTTATTTCTGAAATAAATGTTGGTACTGAGTTTATTGTTGAACTACCCTTGATGAGAATAGAGAAAAACATAATTTAA
- a CDS encoding sterol desaturase family protein, which produces MASWVINFGLVLLAFIGMEFMAWFTHKYIMHGFLWSWHEDHHKPHQLKVGFWEKNDRFFLVFAVPSFLCYLLGSLVPDLRWLLFIGIGISIYGICYFLVHDVYIHRRFEWFRQLDNDYSKAVLKAHGAHHAKQTKEDGESFGMLFVNPKYFKRRKLS; this is translated from the coding sequence ATGGCTTCTTGGGTAATTAATTTTGGCTTAGTTTTATTGGCATTTATTGGGATGGAGTTTATGGCATGGTTCACCCATAAATACATTATGCACGGCTTCTTATGGTCTTGGCATGAAGATCATCATAAACCCCATCAATTAAAAGTAGGATTTTGGGAGAAAAATGATCGGTTCTTTCTGGTATTTGCCGTTCCAAGTTTCTTGTGTTATTTGCTTGGAAGTCTAGTTCCTGATCTAAGATGGTTACTCTTTATTGGAATAGGTATATCCATCTACGGAATTTGTTACTTTTTGGTCCATGATGTTTACATTCATAGAAGATTTGAATGGTTCAGACAACTAGACAATGATTATTCTAAAGCCGTGCTGAAAGCACATGGTGCACATCATGCCAAACAAACTAAAGAAGACGGTGAATCTTTCGGAATGCTATTTGTAAATCCTAAATACTTCAAAAGGAGAAAACTTAGCTAA
- the carA gene encoding glutamine-hydrolyzing carbamoyl-phosphate synthase small subunit yields MSKNFREPAILLLKDGTVFHGKSAGIIGTTVGEICFNTGMTGYQEIFTDPSYFRQILVMTNVHIGNYGTHQKEVESSNIQIAGLVCRNFSDHFSRLNTDSSLQEYLEMNSLVCIHDIDTRALVRHIRVNGAMNAIISNEQFDIQKLRELLDGVPDMHGLELASKVTTKQIYDIPNTENSVRLAVLDFGIKSSILKQLNQHHFNVRVFPAQTNISTMLDWKPDAFFLSNGPGDPSSMDYAIQTASQILESGKPAFGICLGHQIFGLAMGIKTVKMLNGHRGSNHAVLNLETGLGEITCQNHGFALDTEQVLSSKHKISLSHINLNDKSVEGIRINDRPVFSVQYHPEAGPGPHDSRYLFHQFSSMVNKELGISQILN; encoded by the coding sequence ATGTCTAAAAATTTTCGTGAACCAGCTATACTTTTATTAAAGGATGGCACAGTTTTTCACGGCAAATCTGCAGGAATCATTGGTACGACGGTTGGAGAAATCTGCTTTAATACCGGCATGACAGGGTATCAGGAAATCTTCACCGATCCAAGTTACTTCCGCCAGATACTGGTAATGACGAATGTTCATATTGGAAATTATGGTACACACCAAAAGGAAGTTGAATCCTCCAATATCCAAATTGCTGGTTTAGTATGTCGTAATTTTTCTGATCATTTCAGCAGATTAAATACTGATTCTTCGCTGCAGGAATATTTAGAGATGAACAGTTTAGTTTGCATTCATGATATTGATACACGAGCCTTGGTAAGACATATCAGGGTAAATGGTGCGATGAATGCCATTATATCAAATGAACAATTTGATATTCAAAAACTTAGAGAATTATTGGATGGAGTTCCAGATATGCATGGATTGGAGTTAGCATCTAAAGTGACAACCAAACAAATATATGATATTCCAAATACTGAAAATTCAGTTCGCCTTGCGGTCTTGGATTTTGGTATAAAATCGAGCATATTAAAACAGCTTAACCAGCATCATTTCAATGTTAGAGTATTTCCTGCTCAAACGAATATATCAACCATGTTGGATTGGAAGCCAGATGCTTTTTTTCTGTCGAACGGGCCGGGGGATCCTTCGAGCATGGATTATGCCATCCAAACGGCAAGTCAAATTTTAGAGTCCGGTAAGCCGGCATTTGGTATATGTTTGGGGCATCAGATTTTTGGTTTGGCTATGGGAATAAAGACAGTCAAAATGCTAAATGGCCACAGAGGTTCAAATCATGCGGTCCTAAATCTTGAAACAGGTTTGGGTGAAATCACCTGTCAAAATCATGGATTTGCTCTTGATACGGAACAGGTTCTTTCCAGTAAGCATAAAATATCATTAAGTCATATCAATTTAAATGACAAAAGTGTTGAGGGTATTCGGATTAATGACCGTCCCGTTTTCAGTGTTCAGTACCACCCCGAAGCAGGGCCTGGACCACATGATTCCAGATATTTGTTTCATCAGTTTTCAAGTATGGTCAACAAAGAATTGGGAATTAGTCAAATTTTAAATTAG
- the sucD gene encoding succinate--CoA ligase subunit alpha — protein sequence MSVLVNKNSRIIVQGFTGKEGSFHAEQMISYGTPVVGGVTPGKGGQMHLNLPVFNTVQNAVESTQADTSIIFVPPAFAADAIMEAADAGISVIICITEGVPVQDMVKVKEYLKNYPCTLIGPNCPGVITPGEAKVGIMPGFIHRKGRVGIISRSGTLTYEAVDQITQAGLGQSTCIGIGGDPIPGTTTLQAIQMLMADYETDGIVMIGEIGGSMETDAAIWIRDYGTKPVVGFIAGKTAPKGRKMGHAGAIIGGAEDTAEAKIKIMMECGIHVVESPSQIGIKMKEVLQK from the coding sequence ATGAGTGTATTGGTGAATAAAAATTCCAGAATAATTGTTCAGGGATTTACAGGAAAAGAAGGAAGCTTTCATGCTGAGCAAATGATAAGTTATGGGACCCCTGTGGTTGGAGGAGTTACTCCAGGTAAAGGCGGTCAAATGCATTTGAATTTACCCGTTTTTAATACAGTCCAAAATGCAGTAGAATCCACTCAGGCTGATACGAGCATTATTTTTGTTCCACCTGCTTTTGCTGCAGATGCAATTATGGAAGCGGCGGATGCGGGAATAAGTGTTATTATTTGCATTACAGAAGGAGTACCAGTGCAAGACATGGTAAAGGTTAAGGAGTATCTTAAAAATTACCCGTGTACTCTAATAGGTCCAAATTGTCCTGGTGTTATCACACCGGGTGAGGCTAAAGTTGGTATTATGCCGGGATTTATTCATAGAAAAGGTCGGGTAGGAATTATTTCACGTTCGGGAACTCTTACCTATGAAGCTGTAGACCAGATAACCCAGGCTGGGTTAGGACAATCTACCTGTATAGGTATTGGAGGTGATCCGATTCCAGGAACGACAACCCTCCAGGCCATACAAATGCTTATGGCAGATTACGAAACAGATGGAATTGTAATGATAGGAGAGATTGGTGGAAGCATGGAGACAGATGCAGCAATTTGGATTAGAGATTATGGCACAAAGCCTGTAGTAGGTTTTATTGCCGGAAAGACTGCTCCAAAGGGAAGAAAGATGGGGCATGCCGGAGCCATAATTGGAGGAGCAGAAGACACCGCAGAAGCTAAAATTAAGATAATGATGGAATGTGGAATTCATGTAGTGGAATCTCCTTCACAAATTGGTATTAAAATGAAAGAGGTCCTGCAAAAGTAA
- a CDS encoding septum formation initiator family protein, translating into MKNKRHILHIPSRITRYAWKKKALLTIIVFSIYLCFFDKFNLATQYKIYTSLSDLKTQKENYVQLIAEAKQDKKDLEQNYEKFAREKYHMARQDEDIFIIETKKKTDK; encoded by the coding sequence ATGAAGAATAAAAGGCATATTTTGCATATCCCTTCCAGAATTACGAGGTACGCATGGAAGAAAAAAGCACTTTTGACAATTATTGTTTTTAGTATTTATCTGTGTTTTTTCGATAAGTTTAATCTCGCTACTCAATACAAAATTTACACTTCACTTTCAGATTTAAAGACACAAAAGGAGAATTATGTCCAACTGATTGCAGAAGCAAAACAAGATAAAAAAGACCTTGAGCAGAATTATGAAAAGTTTGCCAGAGAGAAATACCATATGGCAAGGCAAGATGAAGATATTTTTATTATTGAAACCAAAAAGAAAACAGATAAGTAA